From Erigeron canadensis isolate Cc75 chromosome 8, C_canadensis_v1, whole genome shotgun sequence, one genomic window encodes:
- the LOC122609759 gene encoding serine/threonine-protein kinase SAPK3-like, translating into MEEKYEPLKELGSGNFGVARLVRDKKTKELFAVKYIERGKKIDENVQREIINHRSLRHPNIVRFKEVSLTRSHLAIVMEYAAGGELFSKITSAGRFSEDEARFFFQQLLSGVSYCHSMEICHRDLKLENTLLDGSPSPRLKICDFGYSKSGLLHSQPKSTVGTPAYIAPEVLSRKEYDGKIADVWSCGVTLYVMLVGAYPFEDPEDPRNFRKTIGRIVSVQYSIPDYVRVSADCRHLLSHIFVANPSKRITIADIKKHPWFLKNMPKDLVEGEKTNYENASRDLSLQSVDEINRIIQEAKVPGEGSATTGGQVDIGGSLDPDEEEFDLENEIDYSGDHSGHI; encoded by the exons ATGGAAGAGAAATATGAGCCATTGAAGGAACTTGGTTCTGGGAATTTTGGAGTGGCGAGATTGGTTAGAGATAAGAAAACTAAAGAGTTGTTTGCTGTCAAATACATTGAAAGAGGCAAAAAG ATTGATGAAAATGTCCAGAGAGAGATCATTAACCACAGGTCTTTAAGGCATCCAAACATCGTCAGATTTAAGGAG GTTTCTTTAACTCGGTCACATTTGGCTATAGTCATGGAATATGCAGCTGGTGGGGAACTCTTCAGTAAGATCACCAGTGCTGGCAGATTCAGTGAAGATGAG GCTCGGTTTTTCTTCCAACAACTTCTATCAGGAGTCAGCTACTGTCATTCCATG GAAATTTGTCACAGGGATCTGAAACTAGAGAATACTCTCCTAGACGGGAGTCCAAGCCCACGTCTCAAAATATGCGATTTTGGTTATTCAAAG TCTGGTTTATTGCACTCGCAACCAAAATCTACTGTTGGAACACCAGCTTACATTGCCCCGGAGGTTCTGTCTCGGAAAGAATATGATGGAAAG ATTGCAGATGTTTGGTCCTGTGGGGTGACTCTGTATGTTATGCTTGTTGGAGCTTACCCTTTTGAGGATCCAGAGGATCCTCGGAATTTCCGTAAAACTATTGGG AGAATCGTGAGTGTTCAGTACTCAATACCAGATTATGTACGTGTCTCTGCTGATTGTAGACATCTTCTTTCACATATATTTGTTGCCAACCCCTCCAAG AGGATCACAATTGCGGATATCAAGAAACATCCATGGTTTCTAAAGAACATGCCGAAAGATTTGGTTGAAGGCGAGAAAACAAACTATGAGAATGCAAGCCGTGACCTGTCACTGCAGAGTGTTGACGAGATCAACCGGATCATACAAGAAGCGAAGGTTCCTGGTGAAGGCTCTGCAACTACTGGTGGCCAGGTAGACATTGGCGGGTCACTAGATCCTGACGAGGAGGAATTCGATTTGGAGAATGAGATTGACTATAGTGGAGACCATTCTGGCCATATCTGA
- the LOC122578109 gene encoding 40S ribosomal protein S3a: MAVGKNKRISKGKKGGKKKAADPFSKKDWYDIKAPSLFTTRNVGKTLVSRTQGTKIASEGLKHRVFEVSLADLQNDEDHAYRKIRLRAEDVQGKNVLTNFWGMDFTTDKLRSLVKKWQSLIEAHVDVKTTDNYTLRMFCIGFTKKRANQVKRTCYAQSSQIKQIRRKMREIMVTQAQSCDLKELVQKFIPESIGREIEKATSSIYPLQNVFIRKVKILKAPKFDIGKLMEVHGDYSEDIGVKVDRPAEEPEPEVTEVIGA; the protein is encoded by the exons ATGGCTGTTGG AAAAAACAAGAGGATTTCCAAGGGAAAGAAGGGTGGAAAGAAGAAAGC AGCTGATCCATTCTCAAAGAAAGATTGGTATGATATCAAGGCACCATCACTGTTCACCACTAGAAATGTCGGCAAAACCCTTGTTTCTCGTACTCAGGGTACTAAG ATTGCTTCTGAAGGTCTTAAACATCGTGTGTTTGAGGTATCTTTGGCTGACTTGCAAAATGATGAGGATCATGCATACAGAAAGATCCGTTTGAGAGCCGAGGATGTTCAAGGAAAGAACGTCTTGACCAACTTTTGG GGTATGGACTTCACTACCGACAAATTGAGATCTCTTGTAAAGAAATGGCAGTCTTTGATTGAGGCTCATGTTGATGTGAAGACAACTGACAACTATACTTTGAGGATGTTTTGCATTGGCTTCACCAAGAAGCGTGCCAACCAGGTGAAGAGGACTTGCTATGCTCAGTCAAGCCAGATCAAACAG ATTCGTCGCAAAATGAGGGAGATAATGGTAACCCAGGCACAATCCTGTGACCTGAAAGAGCTGGTGCAGAAATTCATTCCAGAGTCAATTGGCCGAGAGATTGAGAAGGCTACTTCTAGCATCTACCCTCTACAAAATGTCTTTATTCGCAAGGTTAAGATCTTGAAGGCGCCAAAATTTGATATCGGCAAATTAATGGAG gttCATGGTGATTATTCAGAAGACATAGGTGTTAAGGTGGACAGGCCTGCAGAGGAGCCAGAGCCAGAAGTAACTGAGGTCATCGGTGCTTGA
- the LOC122578146 gene encoding uncharacterized protein LOC122578146: MGRRQIDSEPTRWVSLTLLTMGMFSCFLVYMFMSTMLRPNEEIKYLSNSETESITMEGNDDGGCCRGVDNLELWGAAVKWGSDFKFNSSVECCDACKAMCNGKDGPCLCDSWVFCGNPEVCGSKLGECWLKKQKDPLAPDKQQIGENTIWTSGLIFGKGEGIVKMETEYGSLHIKLLPECAPHSVMYILELLTMRHCAGCQFYRAEGRGQIWDSQGNHLKSASFGPPFALIQGTLEAEGVAFKKLPTEECPIIQRGSVAWVGSGPEFFISLANHEEWKKTYTVFGYVLPEDMEIAEKIATLPTVPDLWNNVNVSVLEKPVSISLRRINKVSTET; encoded by the exons ATGGGTCGGAGGCAGATCGACTCCGAACCGACCCGGTGGGTCTCACTGACCCTGTTAACGATGGGCatgttttcatgttttcttgttTACATGTTCATGTCAACGATGTTGAGACCCAATGAAGAGATCAAATATTTGTCAAATTCAGAAACTGAATCTATAACAATGGAAGGAAATGATGATGGTGGGTGTTGCAGAGGGGTTGATAATTTGGAATTGTGGGGTGCCGCTGTTAAGTGGGGTTCAGATTTCAAGTTTAATTCTTCAGTTGAATGTTGTGATGCTTGTAAGGCTATGTGTAATGGTAAAGATGGGCCTTGTTTGTGTGATTCTTGGGTGTTTTGTGGGAATCCTGAGGTTTGTGGGTCAAAATTAGGGGAG TGCTGGTTGAAGAAACAAAAGGATCCTTTGGCTCCTGATAAGCAACAAATAGGAGAAAACACCATTTGGACTTCTGGCCTTATTTTTGGAAAAGGGGAG GGAATAGTGAAAATGGAAACAGAATATGGCAGTCTTCACATAAAG CTCCTCCCCGAATGTGCCCCACATTCTGTGATGTACATTCTTGAGTTGTTGACCATGCGTCATTGTGCGGGATGCCAGTTTTATCGAGCTGAAGGTCGTGGTCAAATTTGGGATTCACAAGGAAATCACCTGAAATCC GCTTCTTTTGGACCTCCATTTGCATTGATTCAAGGAACACTTGAAGCTGAAGGAGTTGCATTTAAAAAGTTACCAACGGAGGAATGTCCAATAATCCAAAGGGGTTCAGTTGCGTGGGTAGGTTCCGGCCCAGAATTCTTTATCAGCCTGGCAAACCATGAAGAGTGGAAAAAGACGTACACAGTTTTTGGATATGTTCTTCCTGAAGACATGGAAATTGCAGAGAAAATTGCTACCCTTCCTACTGTACCAGATCTGTGGAACAATGTTAATGTATCAGTCTTGGAGAAACCAGTGTCTATCTCATTACGAAGGATTAACAAGGTTTCAACGGAAACTTAG